The window CTATTTATGCTTATAGATAATCCTTACctttaagaatatatatatatatatatatatatatatatatatatatatatatatatatatatatataatgagttGGGTTCAATGAagaccaaaaattttggagtcattagagactacaggatctaccgttaaataatatgacaattaatggacatgattaaatattctttgtcctgcatttcttgtcctgcatttctagttttgtaatattaataatttacactattcttgtcctgcatttctagtaatgtattattaatattcttgtcctgcatttcttgtttttaattttaattcaaaattatgtttgtaatttacactattcttgtcctgcatttctagtaatgtaatattaataattcgtcccgcatatttgtgatatatctaagtgttattttgtcttgcaacaaattcaattcgttgcatgacaatgacaatgagttgagtgccaatcatagcagtgtccaaccacatctttgttttgtatgcaattattatttttatttgttaggatttcggtgattgaacaccaatattatggaattattattttatgttatgcaagatttagaagtactgcttgttgttcatcgatttagaagtgcaggacatgaTAGGGAGATAAAACAAACGTGCATGACAAAATATATGAAGCCGTTGGATGTTTAATGATTGGATGGCCAGGATTAGGTCTCTACAGTCTCCAAATAatccagtctccatagaactttcttatatatatatatatatatatatatatatatatatatatatatagagggtcttactccagtacaaactccttactgtacaaacgtacaaaccagtgattatgacgataatatttagtgattatcatattttaatttaacaaatacatacatacatacatcatccccgccaccacaatcacctccaatcaccacgaccaccccacccaccaccaaccaccactgccCAGCATCACACTCTCTCTCCACCCACCACCAACCAACACGCCCAGCACCACTGCCTaacgtctctctctctcacccaccaccaaccaccaccactGCCAGCGGCTCTCTCACTCTCTAGTTGTTCGCTCACCGACCAGtggtatacacacacacattcaccatTGCTTTTCTTATCTCCCTCCATCGTGTCTCTCTCGCTCAATCATGTTTCTAGCACTGCCCTCGCGCCAGTGTCACGGCTGCCGCCGACCGCGCTGCACCACCACTCGGCTATGCCGCCCCATAAATGCTCCCTTCCCCTTGTCTCTCCATCAGGGGGTCAGACCCcctggtagatttagtgattatgttcaatcatttagtgattctgtttaagtcatttagtgattgtttgtacgtttgtacaataaggagtttgtatttgagcactagcctatatatatatatatatatatatatatatatatatatatatatatatatatatatttatttatttatttatatttttgaacttaaatatttattcctgaaaaataacattaattaaatataaagtcTATTAATGtaataatttcttttcaaattcaTTTGTCTTACAAAAATTAAATCCTCTGGATATTGTAGTATAAAGAAATGTTGCTCTAGCTATCTTACAACTTTCAACTGAAAAAATTGATTCAGCCCATGTAAAGAAATGTTTTTCTAGCTATAACCGTCTTTTATGAAAAACCAAACTCGTGTCTACGGGCTAGACAAACCAAAGTTGATAcaagtttgacaaaattaaagTCTACAAAAGAATCCATGACAAAGAATAagcaaaatttgaaaaatcttCAATCAACATGTATGAAAGTGTGAGGGCAGGCCAGGCATGCGTCAGATGGGACGGAATTTAAGATGTCAAAGAGACAAAGACATGTAGTAAGAAGATTTTCGATGAATGAACTTCTGAAAAATAGTAATACTTGGAAagccataaaaaaaaaaaaaacaaaccgaATTTAACTCTTTCAAGAAATATATAACACAATCAGACTTTCAACAAGCTACACATGAAGTTTACAAAGAGCCAAAACAGCAGCAACTAAATATTGTCTACGAAACTAAAGAGAAACCACCATGTTAGTTTTACGGGATTAAATAAGGGATATATGATTATAattcttcaaaatttttaatctcATGTTTGTTTTGACAAAATCATATTTGAGATTTGTTCAAGGATTATAGTCCTTTAAAATAGTTATCCCATGCTTGTTTTGTTAGATAAAGAGAGCATAATCGTCAGATATTAGTTAATTCGCTCAAAACAAGTTTATAATTCTTTGACTGCAATCCTATGCAACCAAACACGGAATTAGCAACAAGTTATAGTCCAATCATATATGCTATCCCTCAAAACAAACAATTTAAAGGATTTTAATCTAATCCTATATTTAATCTTTgcaaacaaacataaaattgaACAATTTGAAGGTATAATCATGCAAAACAAACATGGCCCAAGAGAATAAGCTCGTGTGTTCTGTTAACCAACAGGCCTGAAATATAAGACAAATAGTATAAGAGAACATGCTTTAGGGTAGGGAAAGTGAGAAACTTGTATTGTGTCCCTACCCTGAGTATCAAGGAGAAAAAATGACATAAGAGAATCACATAGAAAAAACTAGTATAACATGAAGACCAACACTATAGCCTAAATCTTAGACATCTTAGTAGATTACAATATGTTTTTGCATTCTATTTTGTTCAACACACACTTATGTCAATATACATTCCTGCAATCAACCCTTTTAAAAAGCagaccaaattttaaataacacAAAATTGATAGTTTCTAATTTACTACTCCAAGTGTAAGGTAGTAATGGATAAACAGCACCTtatacctacaagttgtttaatggaaaaaaaattcaagtagAGGGACATCTGAGGGGAAAATTACTGCCTGGGTACTTTTGAATCAGAAAAACTAAAATCTAGAAACTTGTATATCAAGCGTTAAGTATCAGGAAGACAAAATAGATACTGTCAACATGAAACTTGTATACATAGAAAGACACTGTAGAAACGAGTCAAACAACTAATTACATGCTAATCATATCTGAATAGAAATTCAAGTACTAGAAAGTGATTGCCATATGGTTAGATAACAGATTATATGACATGAAAGATCAACAAAACATGAAACTATAGAAGGTACAGAGACTGCTCAGAGGTTCTCTAACTTTGCCAAAAGGTAACAAAAGCTCTTGAAATCAAGCTTTAAAGATAAAACaaccaaataaaaaaaacagtaGACGAGTAAATGAAATAAAACTTCCACAAAAAACAAcagtacaaaactaggctactTATTTCTCAGCTGAGTTTTGTGCTAAGAGAACGAACTCATTTTAAGTGTTTCAACTTCGGGATCATTCACCATGAGTACAACAAAATAAGATATGGTGATACGAAGAAATAAACCTAAAGAATTATCTCAAATTCCCTAGTTCATAATGAGTAAGGAAGCCAAAGTAATAACACTTTTAGAAATCATGAACTATGTGGATTCACTTAATATCAAGGCCAGATGTTCATTAAATTTTACTATGCTAGCTCGATGTCATTGACACTTCCAGAACATGGCTAACGGGTAAcacagaaaaacaaaaaaaaaaaaccagcaCAAACTAGACATATATAACTTAGCTAAACAGATACAAGACAACTAAACACTATATTATAACATCACTAGATTCAAACATAAAGATGATGTTgcagaaactaatatacaaacaagaCATAGCAGCAAGATTAAATTCTGAATTCAAGTTCTGGTATCTAACATTAAtaatctatataaacacaatttgagtaaaaacaattataattacATTACGGCTAAAATTAAAGGCAGGGTCGAAAATTCCTTCGGCTCAAATAACTCTCTGGAAAATGCGGAATCAGGTATCGTTTGATTGCGATTTACCAGAGAGATATGTGAGCTGAAAGATTCAacaaatcagattttaattaaaccCTAATCCAATCGGTAGACCATAAGATTAGATAGAGACTCGATCATCTACTTCACTGCTAGTAGTTAGAACTAACTGATCTGTAAATACTACAATTACAAGTGATGAAGATGAGGATGGGAGGCTGGATCTTAGACTTCTGAGATTTCAGATTTGGAGATCGTGTATGTATGTGAGTATTCATCTACAGACTACGTATTTATACAAGTCGAGACTCGAGTATATATCATCGCTTTTTATTTAGGGTTACAACACTTTTCACTTTGGGTTACAATGGGGCTGGTTGTATTTCACATTTGGGTTGGGTAGTTAGGGTTATAATTGGGCCGGTGCTATGTTACATTTGGGTTGCATCGAGTCGGGGCTCGGGTTTTAAGTTTGGGCTGTATTTCTGTTTCATGTTGTTAATTGGGTTGGAcagcagtttttttttttacaaatatggcttatagccttacaaatgagaatctgttctacgaaactctcggggtgagccaaGGTCGAACTcaggacctgggacgacagaggataagctcttCACCACTGagttatccaaccgtgctcgGACAGCAGTTTAATTTAATAGGTATCCCACAGATTGACTAGATTCGATCATTTAAAATCCGATCAACTCGGGTTGTTCAAGAAAAATAAACTTTTATGTGGTTAGTTTATTGATGAGTCTCAAGCTTAAACATGAAAGCttgttcttttttaaattttcagttaATACAATATTGCGATATATTTCAACAAATCTGCTCATTTATGTTGAAACTTAGGCCTCCCTCAAGGAAACAACACGATCTTAGCTCCTTGACTCATTCAGTCCTTGTTTGGTTGGAATATCAAATTGACTTCCTATTGGAGGTTGTGCTGATTTATTTAGTTCCTTCATAAATATCTTTGATGGGAAAAAAAATCGTTTAGCAGACATGTAGCCATGTAGGAACTTCAAGTTACTTCAACTCCCCGAACTCGAAATGAAACACAAAATTTAGAAACTCGGACAAGGTTTTACGGCCATTTGATGTAAAAATTGACAGGTCTGCTTATGATCCACATTTTTGAGCAACTCTGGCAACACATTTTATGTCCTGAGTTTCTTAGTTCCAGATAGCTCCGCGCTCACTTTTCAAatttgcaaaattttaaaattttcaattgtaCAACATACACTTAAAGCACTCGTTTCCCCGCAAAAAATAGCATATAAAATCGTGTGTAAGTTCTCTTATCCCAACATCTATAGTTGAAGCTACCGTAGTATGTGTCTATGCCAATGTCACCTGCCAAAACATTTTAGGACTGAAGAAAACAGTGAAGATGAGAGGAACTTGAGTCCAGCAGATCCTCCAGGAAAGTAGGAGATGGCATAGTATGCAAGTGCAAGAACCTATAAGAATGAAAATAATCATTAACATCGAAAATATGGGAAGCCAAACAGTTATACAATTCAACATATTTGAGGAATGCTAAAAGCAACTACAATATTAGAAGACGACGCCTTACAATTACATATAAGAATCCAAATTAGTAACttgttaatttaataattttcttttggCATGGCCAGAATGCTAGATGCTGTTTCCTTATAGATACTCACTGTAGTCTCTGTAGTCTGTATCTTACTGTATAATACAACAAAAAATAATTGACCAAATGTTCTTTTATAAAACTAGTCAGTTGTGAGAAAAGAAACTAAACGAGGAACCAAGTAAAAAGGGCTTCTATTACAACAGAGTATATGAAGCCAAAGATCTTCAAAAGCATAGAGAAAACAGACAACATTCATACCTGCAGGACTGAGAAGAATACAGAGAGAATGTAGCTATGAAGCACCATGGACACATAAATGGTACCGATCATGGAGCCTATGAATCCTAATGTGAAAGGGAGTCTCTGCGAAAATGTGATTAGAATGAGAACTGAGAGACATGTAGATAAGCAATTAAATTTATAGCTAACCAGAGTTACATACCTCTTTTGATGACATGTGTAGAAATTGATTCTTTGGACCTTTAAGAGCAAAGAATGCACCAATAATAAATCCACATCCGAGGGTAAAACATAGTGCAAATTTTTGGGGCACCAAAACTATAACCGGCAGGAATAAAGTAAATGCCATGAAGATAAAGAACACTCCAGTGGCTAAAAGTAAGCCAAAATACATGAGAAATTTTCCTGAAGGGATGTTACTAGTGGCAGACTGAAAATTCCCTGGCAAGTCTCTCACTCCTTTTGTGACCCTGAAACAAATATAGGATCGAGAGTGGGTGAGAATATACATGAAAAAGGGCTAAACATGaatccaaaaaatttataagctgagaaatatttttacatattgcAGAATAGCTAAACATCTAAacagaaaataaaaaacaacaaTTTCAACTATTCAGTGGACGTCCCTCCAAAATGAAATTAGAAGATGGATGTGTAAGGTGAATGTGAGATACGACCTAAAGGTTGCTAGTTTAATCCCCAACGATACTGGGGGAACAGTTAGTACATAGCTGAATTTCATTATGCGAACCCTAAAGAATGGAATCAGAATCGcaaccagatatcatgttcctAAAGAACGAGATGTGATATAATGTACTTATGCTtatgatatatcatatatgcagGCAGCAACTCAGCAACACAAAATCTCGATATTCCAGTTCAACAAACTTCCTACAGAAATCATATGCTTAGTTCACGGTTCCAATCCACCACTTTCTGAACTACATCAATGTAAAAGTAATTATGAGATATGAAATCGAAGTAGGATTCCGTGAACTCATATATAAACTTTCAAGCAATTTACAATACCTAAAATTTGTTTGTTTCTATCAGTTATAATCAGAATCCGAGATTTTTCAATTCAGCTACATCGAACCAAAAAACATCGCGATAGTCGAAAATTTATGGAGTATCTACAATTAAAAACTACCAAACATCAGTTTACAATTACTAAAAAGCGCttctaattaaatttatctaacaaATCATGTAAACAATGAGAATACCTAACACTAATAAGTGTGAATAATCGCAACTGAATTAAATAACAAATGCGTGCTAATGAATGATTATAGAGAAAATAGAAGATCGGAGAAGGAGACTAACACGTCGAAAGTGCCGGAAACGCTGTCGTTGGCATAACTAACGGCGGATTCGAGATCGAATCCGGCGATGGTGGAGCTACTGCTGCTCTCTTGTGATGAAGCGTAGGAGTTCCAATCGGAGAGCAAAGACGGCGTCGTTTGGCGCTGGAGCTCTTGTCCCCCGCCCGCATCGTCGGAGCCCAATCTTGCAAACCAGCTTTGcattttcagaattaaaataatcttaaacttTGGGAAGCAGAGTAGAAAAGTGGATGACTTGCCAAAATAGAGCAACCAGAGTTTGTTGGATCTGCATAAATAAGAAGGTCCAAATATTGTCCTAATTCTTTCTTCAAAtcacataataaataaattataaattttaattgaataatttatgatttcattattattgttagataaccaatcaaatattgtgatttgggaaaaaaaattgaatatctaACATTTTCTATTTGATAATATTATGCGTTAAACAATGCtaatattcattttatttattttgacatATTGTTTGTTTTACCACATTAGTTTTTCGATTTGGAAAGTTAATATGTAcggataatatacagaaaaattgataaaaattgTAAAAGCCTATTTTCAGTTTTCCTTACAAAGAGGAAAAATAAtgctatccaatatccattatCCAGATGATTTACCAGATGAAATGGAgacaatagaaaaaaaaaatcatctttGTCTTCGATTATTTAACATAACGTTTCACTTGAATAGAATTCACTTGAATacaatgaaaattataatcCTCCTCCGGGTGACCACTGGTTGGTAGCTTAGCGGCAAGCCAGCAAATACATAAATTAGGCAGTGAAGCCTGAAGGCAGCTGTTGCTCACTCTTTCGAAAATATAGCCGGACACCATCTCCATCCAAGATGATAACTATACAGTATACAAAAAGTTCAGAGTCGGTGTTAAGCTCTACCCAAAATCAATGAAATCAACCGCATTGCTGGGTAAATTATATACATCCTTTTGACAAAGGAAAATATGACAAGTTGTAACAGATGACTACAGAACTTTCAGGAGCTGCACTTCAAATATCAAAGGCTCGTTCGCATGGGACAGAAGGCTACGTCGAGGGCCAAACTGCAACCAACAACATAAAACAACATAACAGTCACAATAAAGTTCTTtgctgaaaataaatttcttgtTATCGTAGGGAGCAAGGGAGATGAAATATAAGGATGATAGGGTCGGTCAGGTAaggtatattatattatttggtTTTATATCTTTGATAGCCCTAGCTTGCTCTCTTATTTCATCTCCCTCACAATAGGCACTTGATCACAGGTTTTTAGTATCCAATAGAATTGATTATCAAAATTTGTAGAAGTTGGATTTAAAGTGTAATTCTTTTTCATTCATGTTCTCTTTTAGATTATATAGAGATTGTTTGTATAAGAAGTTTGACTCGTGTAAATGACATAAAATAAGTTGAATAAATTGAAAGTCCCCTAAAGAGATACATggcaattttttaataaaatatacaaaaaaatgttaatattagTGACAAATGtcaatatgattttttaattttttgctaACTAACCTCATCAGGAATTGGTTCCAGGTTTTCATTGATATATCCTAGAGAAGGAGGTATCAGTGCTCTTCTTTTTCCTGGAAAAAAAATTGGCAATTCcagcattttttttaataacagaAGGTACAGTCAGTTACATCAGTAACCTCAGAAAATAAGTAGCGCATTATCGTATCAGCATAAAGACAAATAGCGTACCTCCGACTTTCATACCAACCAATACCTCCTTCAGACCCTCTATAATCTGTAAAAGATGCAAGAGAATTACTTACATATTATGggcaaaataataaataaaatggtaAATTTTCGCCCACTAAAATTAAGTCTATAATCATACATCTCACATCTATGTCCTCACAAGTACAAGCTATAttgcttttcttttctttttttgatttattcaCTTTTAGAGGCGAGGATGAACAAAGAGGAAGAAGAGTAAGCAAAACTTCACCCCATTCTAAAAAACGAGCCTCATTTTGAACTTTATATAATAGATCTGCTATATTGCAAAGTCCAGAACCAATGTAATTCATTTTATCGTAGTCAGCATAATTATTACAATTGAGAATTCGGTGACAAAATCTACTAATTATTAAAGAAAATGCATTTAAACAATTGAATACCGCTATCAAAATTATGGAGTTGTACTATCAGTTAATTACTTAACTGCTTCCTCTAATTTATGTACTCAATTATTGATTTTTCTGTTCTTGAGAAGAAAAGACAGGTATATATACAATAAAGAGCCAATAGCAATTAGTGTGTTCCATTGTGATCCTCAATTAGATCAACAAAAATATCTACTGTATAGAGGTTCAACAGCATAATTATAATAGACATAAGCTTTAAATCATGAAAAGCAGGTTACCTCGTTATCATTAAGTGGAAGTACAACTGGAGTGCTTTCTCCACTAAACTGGTCTACTGTACTGAAAACAACATACAATATTTAATATGAATGTAGGAGGAGTTGTAAATTTGTAATACGACTATTTAAGAAACAATTACAGAGCACATCGGTTTGGAGCTATGCTACCCTACTATTTGTTCCAGCTTTATTATCCATATTTGACACTGCCACTCGGACATAATAATGACACTGTACACATATTTTTGAACAATAACATGCAGAAAAacaattataacaataataatgtgAAATCCAACATTTGGAGACATCTATGCTATAGAACTTCCAGCGAGTCCAGCATTCTAAAGTGACCATTGAAATGAAAACATGATTGCTAAGTCTGCCGAACTCAATTTGCTATGGACAGATTAGCTTGAGAAATTGTAAAACCAGTAGTTGCAGCAAAATTCCATACAACCAAAAATAGTGAGTAGAATACCTATGAACAAAATAACCATTTGAGCGCCGACACACATAGTTAACTTCAACGCTATTTCCTTCATGAGCTTCTGGTCCTTCTCCCTCAACAATATCTAAAAGACAATCCAGGATATAGACATATAACTTTAGAACTGATTAAAAACATGAAGATAATGACTTTGTTGGTGGTTATCTACTTGTGTCTCTATTTACTAACATTTCTTAATACACAATTCAGGACCTCGTAAAAAGCAACTATAACACTCCGACCACTAGTTTTACTTTTTGTTTTTCTGTATAGATTATATGTACCATCTAATTACTTCACCAAATCTAAACTAATAGCATTATATTCATACAACGATTATTAGAAGATTACTTTAAAGTGCCATTCAAAATTGTCAATTGTATATCAACTGTTAACTGGTACAATATGTGCATGCATTGAAGCCCTTCtgtgaagaaaataaaaattagttacCTTGAATCCTGACTCCGCTGGGAAGCTTCAGAGTACTGGATGCTTCAAACCAAATTTAAATGTCTAGCATTAGATGCACCAACATCTACTACAATAAAGTAACCTGAATCTAGCTGTCCTGCTTCTAACCTAATAACAAACTGGATGCATATGCATATAACATTTACCGAATCACATCAGGTTCTTTCATCTCCGGCTTTTGCACAGCAAGAAGAGGATATACATCTAGCGAGACAGGACTGAGTCCGATGAGCTGCAAAAGTAACCTTCTTGAAACCTTGTTAACTAGGTGAGGATTCTGATCACCTAATTTCATTGTTGTAACCATCTTCGATTGTTCATTGTCAATAGGCCTGGTCAAGTGAAACTCGCAGTTTAGTAATTTCTGGCTGACTAAACAATAAGACACGGTAGAGAGCACAAATTGAGCAATGTGTAAAATTCTATCAACTTGTGCCTAGACTAATACAGCTTCTTATTCTATCTAGTATGGTCTGTATGTTTATTTTGTGTATGCGTTAATAGGCGCCCTCACTCGAAAGCCATATGAGTATGTGACTTAACGAGCAAACAAAGAGTGTGTTTGTCTAGGCAATCAGTGGCTTAAAGCTGTTTttgactttaagctgaaaaatgtttgtttgtgtaataagttagaAACTGACTTACAAGTTAGAAATAAGCCGGGAACTGACCTAAAGCCggaagttagtttgagatacttttttcactaatttaattttcttaaaactttttcttttataaaagttactcataagtcataagttacccgtaaatcacttttttattattattacatttttaataacgcgtaagtcattaataagtcagaATTACCCAAGcatatattttaaactcccaacttatcacattaaatcacgttaagtcataagttacaATTTGATTTTACCAAATATCATACtcgtaaaaataaaaaagacaaGGTATGCAGTTTGAAAGTTGACTTCCAAAGTTTGGGTTCTAGCCGCCACTTCTCCGCTCTTCAACCTTCATCCCCTTTGCTGATTAAGCCCCTTCGCTCTTCCATTTTCTCTCttatttactaattttttaataaaatcaagaagTAATCCTTTTCGGGTGAGTTCTtgtgtgttttatgttttgatgtttttgtgtgACTTGTTATAGGTTTCAGtgatttttttaagaaagaCTTATATGGTATTTTGGGTGATCCGTAAGGCTCGCGTCTACTATgttcataattaaatataggTTAAAGAATTTTGATATTCTATGTGTTAAGCGATATGAAAACAAActgctatttgtttagctcattTTTAT of the Daucus carota subsp. sativus chromosome 4, DH1 v3.0, whole genome shotgun sequence genome contains:
- the LOC108216727 gene encoding protein transport protein SFT2, encoding MQSWFARLGSDDAGGGQELQRQTTPSLLSDWNSYASSQESSSSSTIAGFDLESAVSYANDSVSGTFDVVTKGVRDLPGNFQSATSNIPSGKFLMYFGLLLATGVFFIFMAFTLFLPVIVLVPQKFALCFTLGCGFIIGAFFALKGPKNQFLHMSSKERLPFTLGFIGSMIGTIYVSMVLHSYILSVFFSVLQVLALAYYAISYFPGGSAGLKFLSSSLFSSVLKCFGR
- the LOC108216216 gene encoding peptidyl-prolyl cis-trans isomerase FKBP16-1, chloroplastic isoform X1, with product MAAASAIQYIPRIPRASLSLRPIDNEQSKMVTTMKLGDQNPHLVNKVSRRLLLQLIGLSPVSLDVYPLLAVQKPEMKEPDVIRTLKLPSGVRIQDIVEGEGPEAHEGNSVEVNYVCRRSNGYFVHSTVDQFSGESTPVVLPLNDNEIIEGLKEVLVGMKVGGKRRALIPPSLGYINENLEPIPDEFGPRRSLLSHANEPLIFEVQLLKLSSWMEMVSGYIFERVSNSCLQASLPNLCICWLAAKLPTSGHPEEDYNFHCIQVNSIQVKRYVK
- the LOC108216216 gene encoding peptidyl-prolyl cis-trans isomerase FKBP16-1, chloroplastic isoform X2; this translates as MAAASAIQYIPRIPRASLSLRPIDNEQSKMVTTMKLGDQNPHLVNKVSRRLLLQLIGLSPVSLDVYPLLAVQKPEMKEPDVIRTLKLPSGVRIQDIVEGEGPEAHEGNSVEVNYVCRRSNGYFVHSTVDQFSGESTPVVLPLNDNEIIEGLKEVLVGMKVGGKRRALIPPSLGYINENLEPIPDELSSWMEMVSGYIFERVSNSCLQASLPNLCICWLAAKLPTSGHPEEDYNFHCIQVNSIQVKRYVK